From Rissa tridactyla isolate bRisTri1 chromosome 7, bRisTri1.patW.cur.20221130, whole genome shotgun sequence, a single genomic window includes:
- the ACVR1C gene encoding activin receptor type-1C isoform X1, which produces MGRAGGPALRAALPLLAAAVSLCAGLKCVCQLCEHTNFTCQTEGACWASVMLTNGREEVIKSCVSLPELNAQVFCHSSKNITKTECCYTDFCNNITLRLPVASESPGRASAGPLVLAVTVAVPVCVLSLVAVLAACTHRRRRCARGRAKQPNMEEPLSECNLVNSGKTLKDLIYDMTTSGSGSGLPLLVQRTIARTIVLQEIVGKGRFGEVWRGKWCGEDVAVKIFSSRDERSWFREAEIYQTVMLRHENILGFIAADNKDNGTWTQLWLVSEYHEQGSLFDYLNRGTVTVEGMVKLALSVASGLAHLHMEIVGTQGKPAIAHRDLKSKNILVKRNESCAIADLGLAVKHDSVLNTIDIPQNPRVGTRRYMAPEILDDAMNMNIFESFKRADIYSLGLVYWEIARRCSVGGITEEYQLPYYDVVPSDPSIEDMRRVVCEQKLRPNIPNQWQSCEALRAMGRVMRECWHANGAARLTALRVKKTIAQLCVQEDSKA; this is translated from the exons atggggcgggcgggcggccccgcgcTGCGGGCGGCCCTGCCGCTGCTGGCCGCCGCCGTCTCGCTGTGCGCAG GTCTGAAGTGCGTGTGCCAGCTGTGCGAGCACACCAACTTCACCTGCCAGACGGAGGGCGCCTGCTGGGCCTCCGTCATGCTGACCAACGGGCGGGAGGAGGTCATCAAGTCCTGCGTCTCCCTCCCGGAGCTCAACGCGCAGGTCTTCTGCCACAGCTCCAAGAACATCACAAAGACCGAGTGCTGCTACACCGACTTCTGCAACAACATCACCCTCCGCCTGCCCGTCG CGTCGGAGTCGCCGGGCAGAGCCAGCGCGGGACCGTTGGTGCTGGCGGTGACGGTGGCGGTGCCTGTCTGTGTCCTCTCGCTGGTGGCGGTGCTGGCGGCGTGCACCCACCGGCGCCGGCGCTGTGCCCGCGGCCGGGCCAAGCAGCCCAACATGGAGGAGCCCCTCTCTGAGTGCAACCTGGTCAACTCTGGGAAGACGCTGAAGGACCTCATCTACGACATGACAACCTCGGGCTCCGGCTCCG GTTTACCTCTGCTTGTACAAAGAACAATCGCAAGGACTATTGTCCTGCAGGAAATTGTAGGAAAAGGCCGATTTGGCGAAGTCTGGCGTGGAAAATGGTGCGGGGAAGATGTAGCTGTGAAAATCTTCTCCTCCAGAGATGAACGGTCCTGGTTTCGGGAGGCGGAAATTTATCAGACGGTGATGCTGAGGCACGAAAACATCCTGGGCTTTATCGCTGCCGATAACAAAG ATAATGGGACATGGACGCAGCTCTGGCTTGTCTCCGAGTACCACGAGCAAGGGTCCCTGTTCGACTACCTGAACAGAGGGACGGTGACGGTGGAGGGCATGGTGAAGCTGGCGCTGTCGGTGGCCAGCGGCCTGGCCCACCTCCACATGGAGATCGTCGGCACGCAAG GGAAGCCAGCCATTGCGCACCGGGATCTGAAATCCAAAAACATCCTGGTGAAGAGGAACGAAAGCTGTGCCATTGCGGACCTGGGCCTGGCGGTGAAGCACGACTCGGTGCTCAACACCATCGACATTCCCCAGAACCCCCGGGTGGGCACCAGGAG GTACATGGCTCCTGAGATACTTGATGATGCGATGAACATGAACATCTTTGAGTCCTTCAAGCGTGCAGACATCTACTCTCTGGGGCTGGTGTACTGGGAGATAGCCCGGAGGTGCTCTGTTGGAG GAATCACTGAGGAATACCAGTTGCCTTACTATGACGTTGTGCCTTCTGATCCTTCGATAGAAGATATGAGAAGGGTAGTTTGTGAGCAGAAGCTCAGACCAAATATTCCAAACCAGTGGCAAAGCTGTGAG
- the ACVR1C gene encoding activin receptor type-1C isoform X2 gives MGRAGGPALRAALPLLAAAVSLCAGLKCVCQLCEHTNFTCQTEGACWASVMLTNGREEVIKSCVSLPELNAQVFCHSSKNITKTECCYTDFCNNITLRLPVGLPLLVQRTIARTIVLQEIVGKGRFGEVWRGKWCGEDVAVKIFSSRDERSWFREAEIYQTVMLRHENILGFIAADNKDNGTWTQLWLVSEYHEQGSLFDYLNRGTVTVEGMVKLALSVASGLAHLHMEIVGTQGKPAIAHRDLKSKNILVKRNESCAIADLGLAVKHDSVLNTIDIPQNPRVGTRRYMAPEILDDAMNMNIFESFKRADIYSLGLVYWEIARRCSVGGITEEYQLPYYDVVPSDPSIEDMRRVVCEQKLRPNIPNQWQSCEALRAMGRVMRECWHANGAARLTALRVKKTIAQLCVQEDSKA, from the exons atggggcgggcgggcggccccgcgcTGCGGGCGGCCCTGCCGCTGCTGGCCGCCGCCGTCTCGCTGTGCGCAG GTCTGAAGTGCGTGTGCCAGCTGTGCGAGCACACCAACTTCACCTGCCAGACGGAGGGCGCCTGCTGGGCCTCCGTCATGCTGACCAACGGGCGGGAGGAGGTCATCAAGTCCTGCGTCTCCCTCCCGGAGCTCAACGCGCAGGTCTTCTGCCACAGCTCCAAGAACATCACAAAGACCGAGTGCTGCTACACCGACTTCTGCAACAACATCACCCTCCGCCTGCCCGTCG GTTTACCTCTGCTTGTACAAAGAACAATCGCAAGGACTATTGTCCTGCAGGAAATTGTAGGAAAAGGCCGATTTGGCGAAGTCTGGCGTGGAAAATGGTGCGGGGAAGATGTAGCTGTGAAAATCTTCTCCTCCAGAGATGAACGGTCCTGGTTTCGGGAGGCGGAAATTTATCAGACGGTGATGCTGAGGCACGAAAACATCCTGGGCTTTATCGCTGCCGATAACAAAG ATAATGGGACATGGACGCAGCTCTGGCTTGTCTCCGAGTACCACGAGCAAGGGTCCCTGTTCGACTACCTGAACAGAGGGACGGTGACGGTGGAGGGCATGGTGAAGCTGGCGCTGTCGGTGGCCAGCGGCCTGGCCCACCTCCACATGGAGATCGTCGGCACGCAAG GGAAGCCAGCCATTGCGCACCGGGATCTGAAATCCAAAAACATCCTGGTGAAGAGGAACGAAAGCTGTGCCATTGCGGACCTGGGCCTGGCGGTGAAGCACGACTCGGTGCTCAACACCATCGACATTCCCCAGAACCCCCGGGTGGGCACCAGGAG GTACATGGCTCCTGAGATACTTGATGATGCGATGAACATGAACATCTTTGAGTCCTTCAAGCGTGCAGACATCTACTCTCTGGGGCTGGTGTACTGGGAGATAGCCCGGAGGTGCTCTGTTGGAG GAATCACTGAGGAATACCAGTTGCCTTACTATGACGTTGTGCCTTCTGATCCTTCGATAGAAGATATGAGAAGGGTAGTTTGTGAGCAGAAGCTCAGACCAAATATTCCAAACCAGTGGCAAAGCTGTGAG